Part of the Streptomyces antimycoticus genome, CAAGGCCAAGGAGACGACGGCAAAGGCCAAGGACACCGCGGGCGAGGCGGAGACCACGGCGAAGACCGCCGCCGCGAGCGCCGCGACGACCGCCGCGCACACCGCTCATATCGCCGCCGACAAGGCCCATGTGGCTGCCGAGAGGGCCGTGGCCACCGGTCGTACCGTGGCGGCCGAGGCCCCCAAGAAGGCGGCCGCGGCGGCCGGTTCGGCCTGGGTCGCGCTCAAGGCCCGGAAGGTCCAGGCAGCAGTCGCCGGCGCGGGAGCCGCCGCGGCGGGCGCCACCGCGGTGGTCCTGCGCAGGCGCGCCGCCCGGCGTCGCAGCCCGCTCGCACGGCTGACCGGTGGCCGGCTCGGCGCCTGAGGTCCGCCGTCGGCGTACGCGGCCTCTTTCCCCGCGCGCCGGCCACCGCCGCCCGCCCCTGGCCTTCCGGCCACCGGCTGGGGCTACTCGGCCGCCCAGGTCACCGGCAGCTCGTGGACACCGTAGAACGAGGTGTTCTCCCGGTACCGGATCTCCTCCGGGGCCACCGCCAGACGCAGACCGGGGAACCTGGCGAGCAACCGCTGCAGGAGCACCTTCAGCTCCACCCTCGCCAACTGCTGGCCCAGGCACTGATGCACACCGTGTCCGAACGCGAGATGGGACATGTGCGGCCGGTCGAGGGCGAGGCGGTCGGGGTCGGTGAAGCGCTCGGGGTCCCGGTTGGCGGTGGACACCAGACCGGCCACCATCTCGCCCTTCGCGATGGGATGACCGTTGATCACGGCGTCCTCGGTGGCGGTCCGCACGGTGCCGAAGTTGTTGACGGGGAAGTAGCGGAGGAACTCCTCCACGGCGTCGTCGAGCAGGTCGGGGTTCTCACGCAATCGGGTCAGCTTCTCACGGTCCTCGAACAGCGCCAGCATGCCGAGGCCGATGAGGTTCTCCACGGGTTCATGACCGGCGAAAATGATGGTCATGGCGATGCCGACCACCTCCTCGTCGGTCAGTGCCCCGCCCTCGACCTCGCCGTGCAGCAGCCTGCTGATCATGTCGTCCGCGGGCTCCGCCCGCTTGGCGCGTACGAATCCCCGCATCTCGTCCCACCACGCGGTCGCCATCGCGCCGACGGCCTGGTCATCGCCGCCGGTCTCCCTGAGCGTGCGTACCTCGTGGTCGAATTTCTGGTGGTACGTGTACGGCACGCCGAGAATCTCGGAGATCACCATCGCGGGCACCGGGTTGGCATAGGCCGCCACGAGATCGGCGCTGGTGCCCATCGCCTCCATCGCGTCGAGGTGCTGGTCGGCCAGCCGCTCGATCCGGCCGGTCAGTTCGCGTGCACCGCGTACCGAGAACTCGGCGGTGAGCGTGCGGCGGTAGCGGGTGTGGTCCGGTGGGTCCATGGAGAAGAAGAAGCCCGCCGGAATCTCCGGGCTCATCGCCGGGAACGGCACCCTGGCGCCGCTGAACCGGGAGTCCGCCAGCATGGTCCTGATGTCGTCGTGCTTGGTCAGGAACCACATCACCAGGCCGCCGGGCAGCTCCAGTTTGCCCAGCTCACCCGCGTCCCGCAGGCGGCGGTGGTTCTCCGGAGGGTCGTACGGACAACGCCGTTCGGCTTTCACGGTCCCGGGAAGGGGCAAGGTCTCGCTCACTGTTGACTCCCTCGTATGTGCCTCAGGGGCGGATGGTGCGTCAGGGACGATGCGGTGTGTCCACTCGTATGTGGTCATGGATGCGTGGTCACGGATGCGTGGTCATGGATGATCCGTCCGCTCGATCCACTTCGCGGACAGGTCCTGGAGCAGGGTCGAGATCCGCACCCGTGCCGCGCTTGCCGGGTCGAGGTC contains:
- a CDS encoding cytochrome P450; the protein is MSETLPLPGTVKAERRCPYDPPENHRRLRDAGELGKLELPGGLVMWFLTKHDDIRTMLADSRFSGARVPFPAMSPEIPAGFFFSMDPPDHTRYRRTLTAEFSVRGARELTGRIERLADQHLDAMEAMGTSADLVAAYANPVPAMVISEILGVPYTYHQKFDHEVRTLRETGGDDQAVGAMATAWWDEMRGFVRAKRAEPADDMISRLLHGEVEGGALTDEEVVGIAMTIIFAGHEPVENLIGLGMLALFEDREKLTRLRENPDLLDDAVEEFLRYFPVNNFGTVRTATEDAVINGHPIAKGEMVAGLVSTANRDPERFTDPDRLALDRPHMSHLAFGHGVHQCLGQQLARVELKVLLQRLLARFPGLRLAVAPEEIRYRENTSFYGVHELPVTWAAE